In one Parvibaculum sp. genomic region, the following are encoded:
- a CDS encoding acyl-CoA dehydrogenase: protein MSNAAEAKSPATGEKPNPPLASFNWQDPLLLDTQLTEEERLVRDSARAYAQEKLIPRVRDANRHEIFHREIMNEMGAQGLLGPTLPEKYGCAGLSYVCYGLVAREIERVDSGYRSAMSVQSSLVMHPIHAYGTEAQREKYLPKLASGEWVGCFGLTEPDHGSDPGSMKTRAKKADGGYVLNGAKMWITNSPIADLAVVWAKTEDDVIRGFVVERGFKGFETPKIEGKFSLRASITGEISLQDVFVPEENLLPNVRGLSGPFGCLNRARYGIAWGAMGAAEFCWLAARQYTLDRKQFGRPLAANQLIQKKLADMQTEITLGLQGCLQLGRMFDAGTAAPASISLMKRNNCGKALDIARVARDMHGGNGVSDEYHVIRHAMNLEAVNTYEGTHDVHALILGREQTGIQAFF, encoded by the coding sequence ATGTCGAATGCCGCCGAAGCCAAGTCGCCCGCAACCGGCGAAAAGCCCAATCCGCCGCTCGCCTCCTTCAACTGGCAGGATCCGCTGCTGCTCGACACGCAGCTCACCGAGGAGGAGCGGCTGGTCCGCGACAGCGCGCGGGCCTATGCGCAGGAAAAGCTGATACCGCGCGTGCGCGACGCCAACCGGCACGAGATCTTCCACCGCGAGATCATGAACGAGATGGGCGCGCAAGGGCTGCTCGGGCCGACGCTGCCGGAGAAATACGGTTGCGCCGGGCTCTCCTATGTCTGTTACGGGCTGGTGGCGCGCGAGATCGAGCGCGTGGATTCGGGCTATCGCTCGGCGATGAGCGTGCAGTCCTCGCTCGTCATGCATCCGATCCATGCCTATGGCACCGAAGCGCAGCGCGAGAAATATCTGCCGAAGCTCGCGAGCGGCGAATGGGTCGGCTGTTTCGGCCTCACCGAACCCGATCACGGCTCCGATCCCGGCTCGATGAAGACGCGGGCGAAAAAGGCCGATGGCGGCTATGTGCTCAACGGCGCGAAAATGTGGATCACCAATTCGCCGATCGCCGATCTCGCGGTCGTCTGGGCGAAGACGGAAGACGATGTCATCCGCGGTTTCGTTGTCGAGCGCGGGTTCAAGGGCTTCGAGACGCCGAAGATCGAGGGCAAATTCTCGCTTCGCGCCTCGATCACCGGCGAGATTTCATTGCAGGACGTGTTCGTGCCGGAAGAAAACCTGCTGCCGAATGTGCGCGGGCTTTCAGGCCCCTTCGGCTGCCTCAATCGGGCGCGCTACGGCATTGCCTGGGGCGCGATGGGCGCGGCGGAGTTTTGCTGGCTTGCGGCGCGGCAATATACGCTCGACCGCAAGCAGTTCGGCCGGCCGCTGGCCGCCAACCAGCTCATCCAGAAAAAGCTCGCCGACATGCAGACCGAAATCACGCTCGGCTTGCAAGGCTGCCTGCAGCTCGGACGCATGTTCGACGCCGGTACGGCGGCGCCCGCCTCGATCTCGCTGATGAAGCGCAACAATTGCGGCAAGGCGCTCGATATCGCCCGCGTCGCGCGCGACATGCATGGCGGCAACGGCGTCTCGGACGAGTATCACGTCATCCGCCACGCGATGAACCTCGAAGCGGTCAATACCTATGAAGGCACGCACGACGTCCACGCGCTGATCCTCGGCCGCGAGCAGACGGGCATTCAGGCGTTTTTCTGA
- a CDS encoding class I SAM-dependent methyltransferase, which translates to MDRVYRRQRHFYDLTRRYYLLGRDRLIENLSPPPGATVLEVGCGTGRNLVHAARLHGQADYFGIDISHEMLASARRAARRAGFDGAIHLAAGDATRFHPYAVFGLSRFDRIFMSYTLSMIPDWQAALAQGVCNLAPGGSLHIVDFGQQERLPRWCRALLQAWLARFHVTPRRDLDRALRVLAEKLGADLEFRRLYRGYAWYAVLTLPPAQKNA; encoded by the coding sequence ATGGACCGCGTCTATCGCCGCCAGCGCCACTTCTACGATCTGACGCGGCGCTACTATCTGTTGGGCCGCGACCGGCTGATCGAGAACCTGTCGCCGCCGCCCGGCGCAACCGTGCTGGAAGTCGGCTGCGGCACCGGACGCAATCTCGTTCACGCCGCCCGCCTGCACGGTCAAGCTGATTATTTCGGTATCGACATTTCGCATGAAATGCTGGCGAGTGCGCGTCGCGCCGCGCGGCGTGCGGGCTTCGACGGCGCAATCCATCTCGCGGCCGGCGACGCGACGCGCTTTCATCCTTATGCGGTATTCGGCCTCAGCCGTTTCGACCGCATCTTCATGTCCTACACGCTGTCGATGATCCCCGACTGGCAGGCGGCGCTGGCGCAAGGCGTCTGCAACCTCGCGCCGGGCGGCAGCCTGCACATCGTCGATTTCGGTCAGCAGGAACGCCTGCCGCGCTGGTGCCGCGCGCTGTTGCAGGCATGGCTCGCGCGTTTTCACGTCACGCCGCGCCGCGATCTCGACCGGGCGTTGCGCGTGCTTGCCGAAAAGCTCGGCGCCGATCTCGAATTCCGCCGGCTCTATCGCGGCTATGCCTGGTATGCGGTGCTCACGCTTCCGCCGGCTCAGAAAAACGCCTGA
- a CDS encoding ShlB/FhaC/HecB family hemolysin secretion/activation protein, translating into MSQIAGLRCFAIASMVWLVPITAVAQVIPPAAQPGREHERFMEPRAPQVQPGPPVIYLPGTVAPSGADEVDLLLTHVAVEGTSVYGLEDIRPLYAEFVGRKVTLQTVYEIARRITARYGADGYVLARAIVPPQEIDADGASIRIEVIEGRIDKVVWPEELALYRDFFSAYARKIVAQRPANIRIMERYLLLANDLPGLQIRTALQASEEEAGASTLVVEVLESPIEVNARLDNRGTSSRGPEQFLASATFSNVAGMHEALTFVYAGALQIDELQYVAASYNQVLGSEGLALSVNASHSWGEPGTATLQSLDFVTRSTVVEAGLSYPVVRSRERNLTLTGLAFMNDNDSDVLGGSFNVDRLRGVRVRADADVADRWQGVSQFSLTFSQGIDGLGSTANGHPQASRAAGRVDFRKLEAMLGRTQPISSEVSAYAAAYALYGFDPLLVSEQCGFGGRFFGRAFDPSAIVGDRCLQLLGELRYDLPPVAAIADASTQIYGFADYGRVHTLSPAAGTPSSASAASGGAGLRLNAGSFNVDLTAAKAIDGPRNDWRFFFSVAMRY; encoded by the coding sequence GTGAGCCAGATTGCGGGACTGCGCTGCTTTGCGATCGCGTCGATGGTGTGGTTGGTACCAATCACTGCTGTTGCGCAGGTTATTCCTCCAGCGGCTCAGCCTGGAAGGGAGCATGAGCGGTTCATGGAGCCCCGGGCGCCGCAAGTACAACCCGGCCCGCCGGTTATTTATTTGCCCGGTACGGTTGCTCCATCGGGAGCGGATGAGGTTGATCTCCTTCTCACCCATGTCGCTGTAGAGGGGACTTCCGTCTATGGTTTGGAAGATATCAGGCCGCTCTATGCCGAGTTCGTCGGACGAAAGGTGACATTACAGACCGTCTATGAAATCGCGCGCCGTATAACTGCCAGATACGGCGCGGACGGCTACGTACTCGCTCGCGCGATCGTGCCGCCACAGGAGATCGACGCCGACGGCGCTTCTATCCGCATCGAAGTGATAGAGGGTCGTATCGACAAGGTCGTGTGGCCTGAAGAACTTGCCCTCTACCGCGATTTCTTTTCGGCATACGCGCGAAAAATTGTCGCGCAGCGGCCCGCAAATATTCGCATCATGGAGAGATATCTTCTTCTGGCAAACGATCTGCCAGGGCTGCAGATCAGAACTGCGCTGCAGGCGTCTGAAGAGGAGGCCGGAGCATCGACATTGGTTGTTGAGGTCTTGGAATCTCCCATCGAAGTCAATGCTCGCCTTGACAATCGGGGCACATCATCGCGGGGACCGGAGCAGTTTCTTGCCTCGGCGACCTTCAGCAACGTTGCGGGAATGCACGAAGCATTGACCTTTGTCTATGCCGGCGCCCTGCAAATAGATGAATTGCAGTATGTTGCAGCGTCCTACAACCAGGTGCTTGGCAGCGAGGGGCTCGCTCTTTCTGTCAACGCTAGCCACAGTTGGGGTGAGCCGGGAACCGCCACGCTGCAATCACTGGACTTTGTGACGCGCAGTACCGTCGTCGAAGCGGGATTGAGTTATCCGGTTGTCCGATCACGTGAGCGCAATTTGACGCTTACGGGTCTCGCTTTCATGAACGACAACGACAGCGATGTTCTGGGCGGATCGTTCAATGTCGACCGTCTCCGTGGTGTGCGAGTGAGGGCCGATGCCGATGTGGCGGACCGCTGGCAAGGTGTTAGTCAATTCAGCCTGACTTTCAGTCAGGGTATCGACGGGCTAGGTAGTACCGCAAACGGGCATCCGCAGGCTTCCCGCGCTGCAGGTCGCGTGGACTTCAGAAAACTCGAAGCGATGCTTGGCAGGACGCAACCCATTTCGTCCGAAGTTTCTGCGTATGCCGCCGCTTATGCACTGTATGGCTTCGATCCACTGCTCGTTTCCGAGCAATGCGGCTTCGGTGGTCGATTCTTTGGGCGGGCCTTCGATCCCTCGGCCATTGTCGGCGATCGTTGTTTGCAGCTTCTTGGTGAGCTTCGCTACGATCTGCCTCCGGTAGCGGCGATCGCCGATGCCTCCACCCAGATATACGGCTTCGCCGATTACGGCAGGGTGCACACATTGTCACCCGCCGCTGGAACTCCATCCAGTGCGTCGGCTGCGTCAGGTGGTGCGGGGCTGAGACTTAATGCAGGAAGTTTCAACGTCGACTTGACCGCAGCCAAGGCAATTGATGGGCCCCGCAACGATTGGCGGTTTTTCTTCTCAGTTGCCATGCGTTACTAG
- a CDS encoding filamentous hemagglutinin N-terminal domain-containing protein: MNRIRRLLLASFFPALLGFDAAMANPVGPQVVAGHATAHGVGTPDVTVTQTTSKAILNWNTFDIGAGERTRFVQPGASSVALNRVTGGFGPSQLNGELTANGRIFLVNPDGILIGPGGRIDTAGFLATTHDIGNDDFMAGRFQFTIPGRPDASVVNEGAITAMGQGFAALVAPGVRNSGTIVATLGRVGLAAGNGFTLDLYGDRLIQLVISDSIASEVRDVSTGQALASLVANRGEISAGGGLVELSAATARRAVDSVINNSGVIEADSFDRKDGLIVLNGAAASTKLAGAPVQEVKLSGTLSAAGREEGASGGVVLVTGEAIELTSATIDVSGRAGGGTVLIGGDVGGGRPSAVASTNSKAMPHSQVISTASTVAIDEASAIDASAKLSGDGGKVVVWADGTTDFAGSIEARGGASRGDGGFVEVSGHQQLAFAGSVDAGASNGKSGTLLLDPQDITIGNTGTWIVTPSALTAALASNDVFIVTNAALPGSGDIFVAEGIIWNSANTLTLTAHRNIVFNNGVTVANTGGGSLNLGAGITHPVVAPGYGNGLGTILFNGNGKVDFSGSTGFVDFGYNPVGGYTNPTNFSARVLTNPLVPGQFGAYMWVNNLHDLNNIRQNLSGNYAIANRIDASATAGWNGGAGFIPIGDWFNPFSGSLIGIGGNLPLVEYRATIENLTIISAAEFVGLFGVLSDTAFLRGIDLINAHVVGTRAGDAVVGALAGMNSGIVAESSATGGTVLGTSSPAGYAATGGLVGVNDFIGTIFASNTNLAVFGFKGEAGGLAGRNLGVIAESAARGSLTLSGASAEFGGGLAGVNDGTILMSEATGSVSVTSGSPGAIAGGFLGMNFGTVSHSRAAGSVSLNGFGGYAGGFVGYNALTGIVNSYATGVVNGGVAGSERLGGFAGWNEATIAWSYAAGQVSGGGAGVARGGFVGEEAGLVLQSYWDMQNTGQASGAGLGVTGATGLTTAQLKSAALPAGFSDTVWRAGNGNYPSLLWQGAMPLTPTPATLLQAVAGPAVKSTVSESSAQLTGQEKDLSKIELPSGKTVTTVFPPTADASHAEMREQLHQVLSLIPGLSSYTIRTLIENAVFSAFESALVESVAREQLFQIFLSNLRAQNTLTGETGINFVEAVISDAVAMSIEAWTKSQGWSEYLIRPTIFAARLAVANGFAQVNPKYGPGVATLIATSRTTTMQLVETAQAGVGLWTDIQSLRDDFARLEFGADELHARAIEKRNEGDVSGSIALFRLELDTRNAISDLRQQYTVGGVSILDNSGAWNFLSIFAR, encoded by the coding sequence GTGAACAGAATCCGTCGTCTGCTGCTCGCAAGTTTCTTTCCGGCGCTGCTTGGGTTCGATGCGGCCATGGCAAATCCCGTCGGTCCGCAGGTGGTTGCCGGTCATGCGACAGCGCACGGTGTGGGTACGCCCGATGTCACCGTGACGCAGACGACCAGCAAGGCCATTCTCAATTGGAATACGTTCGATATCGGCGCGGGCGAAAGGACGCGGTTCGTTCAACCGGGTGCCTCGTCTGTTGCGCTCAATCGCGTAACCGGAGGCTTCGGTCCGTCGCAACTCAATGGTGAGTTGACGGCAAATGGCCGAATTTTTCTTGTCAATCCTGACGGAATCCTGATTGGACCAGGCGGAAGAATAGACACGGCTGGATTTCTTGCCACGACGCATGACATCGGGAACGACGATTTCATGGCAGGCCGGTTCCAGTTCACGATACCGGGCCGCCCGGATGCGTCGGTCGTCAATGAGGGTGCGATCACTGCAATGGGACAGGGATTCGCAGCACTGGTGGCGCCGGGTGTACGGAACAGCGGCACGATTGTCGCGACCCTTGGCAGAGTGGGGCTTGCGGCCGGCAACGGATTCACTCTCGACCTTTACGGTGATCGCCTGATTCAACTCGTCATTTCGGATTCGATCGCATCCGAAGTGAGAGATGTTTCGACCGGGCAGGCACTTGCTTCCCTCGTCGCCAACCGAGGTGAAATATCGGCGGGCGGAGGACTGGTCGAATTGAGCGCCGCTACGGCGCGCCGGGCGGTCGATTCCGTCATCAACAATTCGGGCGTCATTGAAGCCGATTCATTCGATCGCAAGGATGGCCTGATCGTGCTCAACGGCGCGGCGGCATCCACAAAACTTGCCGGGGCACCTGTGCAGGAAGTCAAACTTTCCGGGACGCTATCGGCCGCAGGCCGAGAGGAGGGAGCAAGCGGCGGTGTCGTATTGGTGACGGGCGAGGCCATCGAGTTGACGTCGGCGACAATCGATGTCTCCGGCCGGGCAGGTGGCGGCACTGTTTTGATCGGTGGAGACGTGGGCGGCGGACGTCCAAGTGCGGTGGCGTCGACGAACTCGAAGGCAATGCCCCATTCTCAAGTGATCTCGACTGCAAGCACGGTCGCTATCGACGAGGCGAGCGCGATAGACGCCTCGGCAAAGTTGTCGGGCGACGGTGGCAAGGTCGTAGTGTGGGCGGATGGGACAACGGATTTTGCGGGTAGTATTGAGGCGAGGGGTGGCGCATCTCGAGGCGATGGCGGCTTTGTCGAAGTGTCTGGTCATCAGCAGCTTGCCTTCGCGGGCTCTGTCGATGCCGGTGCGTCGAATGGAAAAAGCGGAACGCTCCTGCTTGATCCGCAGGACATAACGATCGGCAATACCGGCACGTGGATCGTCACACCTTCGGCGCTGACGGCGGCACTCGCATCTAACGACGTGTTCATTGTAACGAATGCGGCGTTGCCCGGCAGCGGCGACATTTTCGTGGCCGAAGGAATCATTTGGAACAGCGCCAACACTCTGACGCTTACGGCGCATCGGAACATTGTCTTCAACAATGGTGTCACTGTTGCAAACACGGGCGGCGGCTCCCTGAATCTTGGTGCCGGCATCACACATCCTGTCGTTGCGCCGGGGTATGGCAATGGCCTCGGTACCATACTTTTCAATGGAAACGGCAAAGTTGATTTCAGTGGCAGCACCGGCTTCGTAGACTTCGGCTACAATCCGGTGGGCGGATACACCAATCCAACAAACTTCAGCGCTCGTGTCCTGACCAACCCCTTGGTGCCAGGTCAATTTGGCGCCTACATGTGGGTCAATAACCTTCATGACCTGAATAACATCCGTCAGAACCTTTCAGGCAACTACGCCATCGCCAACAGGATCGATGCGAGCGCGACGGCGGGCTGGAATGGCGGCGCCGGCTTCATTCCGATCGGAGACTGGTTTAATCCGTTCAGTGGCTCGTTGATCGGCATCGGGGGAAATCTCCCTCTTGTTGAGTACCGCGCGACCATTGAAAATCTGACAATTATTTCCGCCGCCGAATTTGTCGGCCTCTTCGGCGTCCTTTCCGACACGGCATTCTTACGGGGCATCGATCTGATCAACGCGCATGTCGTCGGGACGAGAGCTGGAGACGCCGTCGTGGGGGCGCTGGCGGGAATGAACTCCGGCATCGTCGCGGAATCGTCCGCGACTGGCGGCACCGTTTTGGGCACCTCCTCGCCGGCCGGTTATGCTGCGACGGGCGGGCTCGTCGGCGTCAACGATTTTATCGGCACGATATTCGCGTCGAATACCAATCTGGCGGTGTTCGGCTTTAAGGGGGAAGCAGGTGGTCTGGCCGGCAGAAATCTCGGCGTGATCGCCGAATCCGCTGCCCGCGGATCGCTCACCTTGAGCGGCGCATCGGCCGAATTTGGTGGCGGGTTGGCCGGCGTAAACGACGGCACGATTTTAATGTCGGAAGCGACTGGCTCCGTCTCTGTAACTTCCGGCTCCCCGGGCGCGATCGCAGGCGGCTTCTTGGGTATGAACTTCGGAACCGTCTCCCATTCCCGCGCAGCCGGTTCGGTGTCTCTGAACGGCTTTGGCGGGTATGCCGGAGGCTTCGTCGGCTACAACGCTTTGACAGGGATCGTGAATTCCTACGCAACCGGCGTTGTGAACGGCGGGGTGGCCGGATCCGAGCGATTGGGCGGGTTTGCCGGGTGGAACGAAGCGACCATTGCCTGGAGCTATGCTGCAGGGCAGGTGAGCGGCGGCGGCGCGGGAGTGGCGCGCGGCGGCTTTGTCGGTGAGGAAGCTGGGCTTGTTCTGCAATCCTATTGGGATATGCAGAACACGGGGCAGGCATCGGGGGCCGGGCTTGGGGTAACCGGTGCAACCGGCCTCACGACCGCGCAACTCAAGAGCGCCGCGCTTCCAGCGGGCTTCAGCGACACGGTATGGCGCGCCGGCAATGGCAACTATCCTTCGCTCCTCTGGCAGGGAGCCATGCCGCTAACGCCAACACCCGCAACCCTTTTGCAGGCCGTTGCCGGTCCGGCTGTCAAGTCGACGGTCTCGGAATCCAGCGCTCAATTGACGGGACAAGAGAAAGACTTGTCGAAGATTGAACTTCCAAGCGGGAAGACAGTGACAACGGTTTTTCCGCCAACGGCGGACGCATCCCATGCGGAGATGAGGGAACAGCTACATCAAGTCCTATCCCTGATCCCGGGACTTTCCAGCTACACAATTAGAACGCTAATTGAAAACGCTGTTTTTAGCGCGTTCGAGAGTGCGTTGGTTGAATCTGTCGCTCGGGAGCAACTTTTTCAAATCTTCTTGTCGAACCTGCGGGCGCAAAACACACTTACTGGCGAAACGGGTATCAATTTCGTTGAGGCAGTTATTTCAGATGCAGTTGCCATGTCCATAGAAGCGTGGACGAAAAGCCAAGGTTGGTCTGAATATCTTATCCGCCCCACCATTTTCGCCGCCAGGCTCGCTGTTGCGAACGGTTTTGCTCAAGTAAACCCCAAATACGGTCCGGGAGTGGCAACTTTAATTGCCACGTCAAGAACTACAACTATGCAATTAGTGGAAACCGCACAAGCCGGTGTTGGTCTTTGGACCGATATTCAATCTCTTCGAGACGATTTTGCTCGTTTGGAATTCGGCGCTGATGAATTGCATGCTCGCGCAATAGAAAAAAGGAATGAGGGAGACGTCAGTGGCAGCATTGCTTTGTTTAGACTGGAACTTGACACGCGGAACGCAATCTCCGACCTCAGGCAACAGTACACTGTAGGAGGTGTGAGCATTCTGGACAATTCGGGTGCATGGAATTTTCTATCGATCTTCGCGCGTTAG
- a CDS encoding ABC transporter ATP-binding protein: MESPRKPPERSPLWRLVPLVQQHKLRFWGGMSLINFGRLLEAFMPLYLKMGIDRIAAGDMRLAHPALAILGLMVVRYFAFNYGRRYVREVGVEIAFNLRQRLYWHLELMGPRFFSQFPTGDLMARAINDIALIRQLIGMGTRLLFVLGFSGLIAFIFMFYQSASLTLLLLPALPVFAVIGWVLAKKIFNQSTLVQEGFSTLSAQVQENLNGIRTIQTHAQEDREIDRFEATSDAYARDYYKLMFLNSGLTSAMLIATGFTTLLVVGYGGFQVIEGTITLGTFTAFIFYLNMMLAPIKEGGVMVTLFQRGGSAAARIFEILDREPEIRDAPDAAPLDEIGGAITLHHLSYVHPARSGDGWPALNDVSLEIGKGEMVAVLGRVGSGKSTLLRLIVRLLDPPPGSVYLDGRDIRMLPLTQVRGQVAMVPQDPFLFATHIAQNISYDNPSRETEEVWRAAESADLETTIRRFPDRLETMVGERGVTLSGGQKQRASLARGLIRETPVLLLDDCFSSVDTETEEFILSRLKTLRKGRTTIMVSHRVSTARHADRIVVLEEGRVAEVGTHAELLAKGGLYATLERQQGRRDELVQSLGGLTESET; this comes from the coding sequence GTGGAATCGCCGCGCAAGCCCCCGGAACGCAGCCCCTTGTGGCGGCTCGTGCCTCTGGTCCAGCAGCACAAGCTTCGCTTCTGGGGCGGCATGTCGCTGATCAATTTCGGACGTCTGCTCGAAGCCTTCATGCCGCTTTATCTCAAAATGGGCATCGACCGGATCGCCGCCGGCGACATGCGGCTTGCGCATCCGGCGCTGGCGATCCTCGGCCTGATGGTGGTCCGCTATTTCGCCTTCAATTACGGGCGGCGCTATGTGCGCGAGGTCGGCGTCGAGATCGCCTTCAATCTTCGCCAGCGGCTCTATTGGCATCTCGAGCTGATGGGGCCGCGTTTCTTCTCGCAATTTCCGACCGGCGACCTGATGGCGCGCGCGATCAACGACATCGCGCTGATCCGGCAGCTGATCGGCATGGGCACGCGGCTCCTGTTCGTGCTCGGCTTTTCGGGCCTCATCGCCTTCATTTTCATGTTCTATCAGTCGGCGTCGCTGACGCTGTTGCTGTTGCCGGCGCTGCCCGTCTTCGCCGTCATCGGCTGGGTACTGGCCAAAAAAATCTTCAATCAGTCGACACTGGTGCAGGAAGGTTTCTCGACACTCTCGGCACAAGTGCAGGAAAACCTCAACGGCATCCGCACCATTCAGACCCATGCGCAGGAGGACCGCGAGATCGACCGCTTCGAGGCGACGTCGGATGCTTATGCGCGCGATTACTACAAGCTGATGTTTCTGAATTCCGGCCTCACCTCGGCCATGCTGATCGCAACCGGCTTCACGACGCTGCTGGTGGTCGGCTATGGCGGCTTCCAGGTGATCGAGGGCACGATCACGCTCGGCACCTTCACCGCCTTCATCTTCTATCTCAACATGATGCTGGCGCCGATCAAGGAAGGCGGCGTGATGGTGACGCTGTTCCAGCGCGGCGGCTCGGCGGCGGCGCGGATTTTCGAGATTCTCGACCGCGAGCCTGAAATTCGCGATGCACCCGATGCGGCCCCGCTCGACGAGATCGGCGGCGCGATCACGCTGCATCATCTTTCCTATGTGCATCCGGCGCGTTCGGGTGACGGCTGGCCGGCGCTCAACGACGTCTCGCTGGAAATCGGCAAGGGCGAGATGGTCGCGGTGCTGGGGCGCGTCGGTTCCGGAAAATCGACGTTGCTGCGCCTGATCGTGCGGCTGCTCGATCCGCCGCCGGGATCGGTCTATCTCGACGGACGCGACATCCGCATGCTGCCGCTGACGCAGGTGCGCGGGCAGGTGGCGATGGTGCCGCAGGATCCGTTTCTTTTCGCCACGCATATCGCGCAGAACATTTCCTACGACAATCCGTCGCGCGAAACGGAAGAGGTCTGGCGCGCGGCCGAGAGTGCGGACCTCGAAACGACGATCCGCCGTTTCCCGGATCGGCTCGAAACGATGGTCGGCGAGCGCGGCGTCACGCTGTCGGGCGGGCAGAAGCAGCGCGCAAGCCTGGCGCGCGGGCTGATCCGCGAGACGCCAGTGCTGCTGCTCGACGATTGTTTTTCTTCCGTCGACACGGAGACCGAGGAATTCATTCTCTCGCGCCTCAAGACACTGCGGAAGGGGCGCACGACCATCATGGTATCGCATCGCGTCTCGACCGCGCGCCATGCAGACCGCATCGTGGTGCTGGAAGAGGGCCGCGTCGCGGAGGTTGGCACCCATGCCGAACTGCTGGCGAAGGGCGGGCTTTACGCGACGCTTGAGCGCCAGCAGGGCCGCCGCGACGAACTGGTGCAAAGCCTCGGCGGCCTGACGGAGAGCGAAACATGA
- a CDS encoding DUF3419 family protein, with product MAGRRGVRRGLGRAVHRHKAASREGVTERLFTWLFTGLVYPQIWEDPEVDMAAMELTPESRVVAIASGGCNVMSYLAAGPARVTALDLNAPHVALVKLKLAGAARLPSHEHFFRFFGRADIRDNLGLYTRLLRPALDEATRAYWDKRTLSGRRRISLFARGFYRHGLLGHFIGVAHLLARLYGISFRALLDAPTIEGQRRFFDEKLAPVFDRKFIRWLTGKPSSLYGLGIPPAQYEALAGGREMRLVLRERLERLVCGFPLKENYFAWQAFARGYAPGADGPLPLYLKRENFAALQAHAGRAEVLNASFTEYLRCQADVSADRYVLLDAQDWMTDAQLNDLWTEITRTARPGARVIFRTAAEPSLLPGRVGDEILARWDYRAEASRAFTLQDRSSIYGGFHLYVFRG from the coding sequence GTGGCCGGCCGGCGCGGCGTGCGCCGCGGCCTCGGCCGCGCCGTGCATCGCCACAAGGCGGCCTCGCGCGAGGGGGTGACGGAGCGCCTCTTCACCTGGCTCTTCACCGGCCTTGTCTATCCGCAAATCTGGGAGGACCCGGAGGTCGACATGGCGGCGATGGAGCTGACGCCGGAAAGCCGGGTGGTCGCCATCGCGTCCGGCGGCTGCAATGTGATGTCCTATCTGGCCGCGGGGCCGGCGCGCGTCACCGCGCTCGATCTCAATGCGCCGCATGTCGCGCTGGTGAAACTGAAGCTCGCCGGTGCCGCCCGTCTGCCGAGCCATGAACATTTCTTCCGCTTTTTCGGCCGCGCCGACATTCGCGACAATCTCGGCCTTTACACGCGGCTGCTGCGGCCGGCGCTCGACGAGGCGACGCGCGCCTATTGGGACAAGCGCACCCTGAGCGGACGCCGCCGCATCTCGCTTTTCGCGCGCGGCTTCTATCGCCACGGCCTGCTTGGACATTTCATCGGCGTCGCGCATCTGCTGGCGCGGCTTTACGGCATTTCTTTCCGCGCCCTGCTCGACGCCCCGACGATCGAGGGTCAGCGCCGCTTCTTCGACGAGAAGCTCGCGCCGGTCTTCGACCGCAAATTCATCCGCTGGCTGACCGGCAAGCCCTCATCCCTCTACGGCCTCGGCATTCCGCCGGCGCAATACGAAGCGCTGGCCGGCGGGCGCGAAATGCGGCTCGTGCTGCGCGAAAGGCTCGAACGCCTGGTATGCGGCTTTCCGCTGAAGGAAAACTACTTCGCCTGGCAGGCATTCGCGCGCGGCTACGCGCCGGGCGCCGATGGACCCTTGCCGCTTTACCTGAAGCGCGAAAATTTCGCCGCGCTTCAGGCGCATGCGGGCCGGGCCGAAGTGCTGAACGCTTCTTTCACCGAATATCTGCGCTGTCAGGCGGATGTGAGCGCCGACCGCTATGTGCTGCTCGACGCACAGGACTGGATGACGGATGCGCAACTGAACGATCTGTGGACCGAAATCACGCGCACGGCGCGGCCGGGCGCCCGGGTGATTTTCCGCACCGCCGCCGAACCGAGCCTGCTGCCGGGCCGTGTCGGCGACGAAATTCTTGCGCGCTGGGACTACCGCGCCGAAGCCTCGCGCGCCTTCACCTTGCAGGACCGGTCGTCCATCTATGGCGGCTTCCACCTTTATGTCTTCAGAGGATGA